In one window of Arachis ipaensis cultivar K30076 chromosome B06, Araip1.1, whole genome shotgun sequence DNA:
- the LOC107648073 gene encoding uncharacterized protein LOC107648073, with the protein MDTGKYRLYAVRRGRIPGIYTSWKDCKEQVNEFKNAEFKGFRLLRDAQQWLGVVDPPLPPPPLPELHCGVYPPTGLLQQPFPLSTQFNSMQVSPALGKSSQKAFVPCSQTPLGPNIVPETCSNQFVLVEDMEVYLIRVCCQLKLDYPVFNRREFFSGSGELLHGYWVTLLSQQHDINWIVEGGFSPDEGNARQDASFKMLGKVLSLVGKEIHDYNYRIVAGLRVRAKELEQQLSKPAYQRIRNLEQANQKLKSDLQKFNELFET; encoded by the exons ATGGACACTGGAAAGTACAGGCTTTATGCTGTTCGGAGGGGGCGAATTCCTGGTATCTATACGTCTTGGAAGGACTGTAAAGAACAAGTTAACGAGTTCAAAAATGCCGAGTTCAAGGGTTTCCGCCTCCTAAGAGACGCCCAACAATGGTTGGGAGTGGTTGATCCACCATTGCCACCACCCCCACTTCCGGAGCTTCATTGTGGAGTTTATCCTCCGACGGGTCTGTTGCAGCAACCGTTTCCTCTATCCACACAGTTCAACAGCATGCAAGTTAGCCCAGCATTGGGAAAGTCATCACAGAAGGCATTCGTTCCTTGTTCTCAAACACCACTAG GACCGAATATTGTTCCGGAAACATGTTCGAATCAATTTGTATTGGTTGAAGACATGGAGGTGTATCTCATTCGTGTGTGTTGCCAGCTGAAGCTTGATTATCCGGTCTTTAACAGGCGAGAGTTTTTTTCCGGCAGCGGAGAGTTACTTCATGGCTATTGGGTGACACTGCTATCCCAACAACACGACATTAACTGGATCGTTGAGGGTGGGTTCTCACCGGATGAGGGGAACGCAAGGCAAGATGCGTCGTTCAAAATGTTGGGGAAGGTGTTATCTTTGGTCGGGAAGGAAATCCACGACTACAACTATAGGATCGTGGCAGGCTTGAGAGTTCGGGCTAAGGAATtggaacagcagttatcaaaaccaGCATACCAGCGAATCCGGAATCTCGAACAGGCGAATCAAAAGCTTAAGTCTGATCTTCAGAAGTTTAACGAGTTATTCGAGACTTGA